In Zingiber officinale cultivar Zhangliang chromosome 1A, Zo_v1.1, whole genome shotgun sequence, a genomic segment contains:
- the LOC122038152 gene encoding 26S proteasome regulatory subunit 4 homolog, translating to MGQGTPGGMGKQGHPGDRKHDGDKKDKKFEPAAPPSRVGRKQRKQKGPDAAARIPTVTPLSKCRLRLLKLDRIKDYLLMEEEFVANQERLRPQEEKNEEDRSKVDDLRGSPMSVGNLEELIDENHAIVSSSVGPEYYVSILSFVDKDQLEPGCAILMHNKVLSVVGLLQDEVDPMVSVMKVEKAPLESYADIGGLDSQIQEIKEAVELPLTHPELYEDIGIRPPKGVILYGEPGTGKTLLAKAVANSTSATFLRVVGSELIQKYLGDGPKLVRELFRVADDLSPSIVFIDEIDAVGTKRYDAHSGGEREIQRTMLELLNQLDGFDSRGDVKVILATNRIESLDPALLRPGRIDRKIEFPLPDIKTRRRIFQIHTSRMTLADDVNLEEFVMTKDEFSGADIKAICTEAGLLALRERRMKVTHADFKKAKEKVMFKKKEGVPEGLYM from the exons ATGGGTCAGGGAACCCCCGGTGGGATGGGGAAGCAGGGGCACCCTGGCGATCGCAAGCACGACGGCGATAAGAAGGACAAGAAGTTCGAGCCAGCGGCGCCACCCTCTCGTGTCGGTCGCAAGCAGCGCAAGCAGAAAGGCCCCGATGCCGCTGCCCGAATTCCCACCGTCACTCCCCTCTCGAAGTGCCGCCTCCGCCTCCTCAAGCTCGACCGCATCAAGGATTATCTCCTCATGGAGGAGGAGTTCGTTGCCAACCAGGAACGTCTCCGTCCCCAGGAGGAGAAGAACGAGGAGGACCGATCCAAGGTGGACGACCTTCGCGGTTCGCCCATGAGCGTGGGGAACCTCGAGGAGCTTATTGATGAGAACCATGCCATCGTCTCCTCGTCCGTCGGGCCGGAGTATTACGTTAGCATCCTTTCTTTTGTCGACAAGGATCAGCTGGAACCTGGCTGTGCCATCCTTATGCACAATAAG GTCCTATCAGTTGTTGGTCTCCTTCAGGATGAAGTTGATCCAATGGTTTCTGTCATGAAAGTTGAAAAAGCACCTTTGGAATCATATGCTGATATTGGTGGCTTAGATTCACAAATTCAAGAAATTAAAGAAGCTGTTGAACTTCCTCTGACTCATCCTGAACTATATGAAGATATTGGCATTAGGCCTCCGAAGGGTGTCATACTATATGGGGAACCTGGAACTGGTAAAACTTTGCTCGCGAAG GCTGTAGCTAACTCAACATCAGCAACTTTCTTGCGTGTTGTTGGTAGTGAGTTAATTCAGAAATATTTGGGTGATGGCCCGAAACTTGTTCGAGAACTATTTAGAGTTGCAGATGACCTTTCTCCTTCAATAGTGTTCATCGATGAGATAGATGCAGTTGGAACCAAAAG ATATGATGCTCATTCTGGTGGTGAACGTGAAATACAAAGGACTATGTTGGAGTTGCTGAATCAGTTAGATGGGTTTGACTCAAGGGGTGATGTTAAGGTCATTCTTGCTACCAACAGAATTGAAAGTCTGGATCCAGCCTTACTCCGTCCAGGTCGGATAGATAGGAAGATCGAATTCCCACTGCCAGATATTAAAACAAGAAGGAGAATTTTTCAA ATACATACTTCTAGAATGACGCTGGCAGATGATGTCAACCTGGAAGAATTTGTCATGACAAAGGATGAATTTTCTGGAGCTGATATCAAAGCAATCTGTACTGAGGCTGGTTTGCTAGCTTTAAGAGAGCGTAGAATGAAG GTTACTCATGCAGACTTCAAGAAGGCCAAAGAAAAGGTAATGTttaagaagaaggaaggagtgcCAGAGGGACTCTACATGTGA
- the LOC122005727 gene encoding uncharacterized protein LOC122005727, which translates to MRLGFWVLFLFSFWMVNDASFIMRRPMAESESQLPMPVKLEVEDQLEDEHGPYNKRMKSDHPSLQELEICTSMPPTDVLMQHNLPNQSGPLGLRLPKSPSFLELLQALLSQQHDAAVNSFHDNNAITKEEVEKKETKPTACAGAVATIEKMKASNFPASLLKIGTWEYASRYEGDLVAKCYFAKRKLVWEILKGGLKSKIEIQWSDIASLRALCPEDGPATLDVVVYSISFVLFRDFVNVDTV; encoded by the exons ATGCGCTTAGGGTTCTgggttcttttcttgttttcgtTTTGGATGGTTAATGACGCCAGTTTCATTATGCGACGGCCGATGGCCGAGTCGGAATCGCAACTGCCGATGCCGGTGAAACTAGAGGTGGAAGATCAATTGGAAGATGAACACGGTCCTTACAACAAAAGAATGAAGTCCGATCATCCTTCTCTCCAGGAG TTGGAAATTTGCACGAGTATGCCTCCAACCGATGTGTTGATGCAACATAATCTACCAAATCAGTCCGGTCCGTTGGGTCTTCGCCTCCCGAAGAGTCCATCATTTCTGGAACTTCTTCAGGCGCTATTGTCCCAACAACATGATGCGGCTGTCAATTCTTTCCACGACAATAATGCCATCACAAAAGAAGAGGTGgagaagaaagaaactaagcCTACTGCATGTGCAGGTGCTGTGGCTACCATTGAAAAGATGAAAGCCTCAAATTTTCCTGCTTCCTTGTTGAAGATTGGAACTTGGGAG TATGCATCAAGGTATGAAGGAGATCTAGTAGCCAAGTGCTATTTCGCAAAGCGGAAACTTGTATGGGAGATCCTTAAAGGTGGTCTCAAAAGCAAGATTGAAATCCAGTGGTCAGATATTGCATCTCTCAGAGCTCTATGCCCTGAAGATGGACCTGCGACTTTGGATGTAGTGGTATATTCAATTTCCTTTGTGCTGTTCCGGGATTTTGTCAATGTTGATACAGTTTGA